The Natrinema sp. DC36 genome includes the window CGAGCGCGCGCGCTTCGAGCCCGTCGTTGTCGACGACTTCGTTGACGAAGCCGTAGTCGGCCATCGTCTCGGCGTCGTAGCGCTCGGCGGTGAGGATGATCTCCTTCGCGCGGCCCTCTCCGATGATGTGTTTCAGTCGCTGCGTCCCGCCCCAGCCGGGGAGTAGTCCGAGGTCGAGTTCGGGCTGGCCGAACTGGGAGCGCTCGCTCGCGACGCGCATATCCGCACAGGTCGCCAGCTCCATCCCGCCGCCGAGACAGAAGCCGTCGATCCCCGCAATGACTGGTAGATCGCAGGCCTCGAGTTCGCCGAAGGTCGACTGTCCCAGTCGCGACAGCTCCTGGCCCTCGATCGGGTCGGCACCGTCGCCGGCCATGCTCTGGACGTCCGCGCCCGCGGAGAACGCCTTCTCACCCTCGCCGGTGACGAGGATCGAACGCACCTCGTCGTCGTCTTCGAGCAGATCGATCGCCGCCGAGAGCTCCTCGAGGAGCTCGTCGCTGATGGTGTTCATCCGGTGTGGCCGGTCGAGGACGATGTGGCCGACCATGTCGCCGGGATACTCGACGCGGATCGCCTCGAAGTCGACCGCGTCCGAGTCACCATCGATCTCGTAGAAGCCGCCGCGTCCGGCGCGTTCCGCGAGGTACTCGGCGGGCGCATAGCGCTCGTGGCCGGTCTGGTCGTAGGCCTCCTCGAGCGTCTCGTGTAGCTCTGTGAGGCCGTAGTCGTCGACGAGTTTGACCGGACCGTCGGGGAAGCCGGCCCCGAGCTGGACCGCCTCGTCGATCGACTCCGGCGGGGCGACGTCGCCGCCGATCAGCTTGGCCGCCTCGTTGGCCATCGTCGCGAGGAGCCGCTTCTTGACGAACTCCGACTGCTCGTCGGTCGGGATCTGGACGCCCTCGCCGTCCTCGTAGTCGTAGAACCCCTTGCCCGACTTCTTTCCGAACTCCTCGTTTTCGACCTTCTCCGCCAGGAGCGGAGCCGGCTCGTAGGCCTCGCCCAGTACCTCGTGCATGTACTCGAGGACGTGGTAACTGACGTCGTTGCCGACCTGATCGCCGAGTTCGAAGCTGCCCATCGGCAGGCCCATGTCGTACTTCGTCGTCGAGTCGACCTCGGCGATGGTCGCCTCGTCGTTGCTGACGAGCCACGCGGCCTCGTTCATCAGCGGCACGAGAATACGGTTGACGATGAATCCGGGCGAGTCCTTGTGGACGCGGACCGGCGTCTTCCCCAGATCTTCGGCGAGATCCTCGACGACCGCGAGCGTCTCCTCGGCGCTCTCGGCACCCGAGATCACTTCGACCAGCTGCATCCGAACCGGCGGATTGAAGAAGTGCATGCCACAGAACCGCTCCGGTCGCTCGGTGAACTCCGCGAGGTCGGTAATCGAGAGGCTCGAGGTGTTCGTCGCGAAGATCGCGTGATCGGGGGCGGCCTCCTCGAGTTCGGTGTAGACGTCCTTCTTGATCTCCATCTGCTCGGGGACGGCCTCGATGACGACGTCGGCGTCGGCGACGGCCTCCGACATGTCGACGACGGGGGTCACTCGCTCCAGAGCGGCGTCGGCGTCCGCTTCGGAGAGTTGATCGTTCTCGGCGAGCTTGCCCAGTGACCACTCGATCTGGTCGTAGCCGTTCTGGACGAACTCGTCTTTGATATCGCGCATGTTCACGTCGTAGCCCGCGATCGCGGCGACCTCCGCGATACCGTGGCCCATGTTACCCGCACCTAGAACTGCGACAGTGTTGATATCCTCCAGGTCCATGCTTACGAATCCTATTCGGACGCGTTTCAACGTTTCCCCTCGCATGATGGAAACTACACTTCCGTTTACAGACGGTTACAAAGTTCTTTATCGCTGCAATAGTAACGGTTGTGCATGGAATTCGGACTCAGCGAAGAACAGGAGCAAATCCGCGGCGAGGTTCGTCGGTTCGCCGAAAACGAGATCGTCCCCAACGCGGAGGAGTACGACAGCGAAGAGAAGTTCCCCCACGAGATCGTCGACAAGGCCGCCGAGATGGGCCTGGTCGGCACCTCGATCCCGA containing:
- a CDS encoding 3-hydroxyacyl-CoA dehydrogenase/enoyl-CoA hydratase family protein, translated to MDLEDINTVAVLGAGNMGHGIAEVAAIAGYDVNMRDIKDEFVQNGYDQIEWSLGKLAENDQLSEADADAALERVTPVVDMSEAVADADVVIEAVPEQMEIKKDVYTELEEAAPDHAIFATNTSSLSITDLAEFTERPERFCGMHFFNPPVRMQLVEVISGAESAEETLAVVEDLAEDLGKTPVRVHKDSPGFIVNRILVPLMNEAAWLVSNDEATIAEVDSTTKYDMGLPMGSFELGDQVGNDVSYHVLEYMHEVLGEAYEPAPLLAEKVENEEFGKKSGKGFYDYEDGEGVQIPTDEQSEFVKKRLLATMANEAAKLIGGDVAPPESIDEAVQLGAGFPDGPVKLVDDYGLTELHETLEEAYDQTGHERYAPAEYLAERAGRGGFYEIDGDSDAVDFEAIRVEYPGDMVGHIVLDRPHRMNTISDELLEELSAAIDLLEDDDEVRSILVTGEGEKAFSAGADVQSMAGDGADPIEGQELSRLGQSTFGELEACDLPVIAGIDGFCLGGGMELATCADMRVASERSQFGQPELDLGLLPGWGGTQRLKHIIGEGRAKEIILTAERYDAETMADYGFVNEVVDNDGLEARALELATDLAGGPPIAQKFTKRAMLAGRDDTEAGLEYEASAFGHLMATDDLMEGITAFMGDGEPNFQGE